CAGGTAATTTACTAGCTGGAGCACAGCATATTGTGCCAGGAGTACAGGAAATAGTAGGTATGTCTTCTACACGGTTATCATGGAAATTGGCGACTATACGGTTATTGTTTACAGGTGTTCAGTCGAATATTCATTTAAGTAACTCGAGTAAGATAGATGTTAATAATGATACATTTGATATGATTCTCTCCAACCCTCCTTATGGTGATAGTCGGGACAGTATCAGTATATCTGTTAAGGATCAGCATTTAGCCACAATAATCCAAAAAACCAAACGCTTAGAAGTTCTTTTTCTAAGTCATATGTTGGACAAGTTGTCCGATGACGGACGGGCAGCTATATTATTGCCTTCAGTATTTTTAACAGGTAGTTCTTCAGTTAAAAGTTTAATGGCATATATATTATATCGAAATATACTTGATGTTGTTGTTGAATTACCGCAAGGCTTGTTTGAGCGTACCGCCATTGCACCTGTATTGTTTTGTTTGAACAAAAAGCGAAAGAAAGATAAAAACATTATTTTAATTAATGCTACCAATGAAATGTTCAAATCAGGAAGACAATTATATCTTAACGAAAAGACATTGACGGCTTGGTTACAGCAAATCCAGGATGGAAGTATACCGAATGAAAAAAATATTATTAAGGTTGCTCCCCATGAAGTAGTTACAGCTGACTACAACTTCTATAAATTATTACATCTTCAGGAAAAAGAAGATAATGGGGAACGTAAACCTGTGGCACAATTGTTAGTTGAAGGCGAACAAATTCAAAATAATTTAGTTTTGGTTCAGCGGGAAATAGCTGTATTAATACAAAACTACAATAACTGATTATGTATAGTTAATAACCATTGTTATGGCTAAAATGAAGATAAAAGATCTTGAAGGAAATCTGAAAGATATTGATGAACTTTTACAGAAACACAATTGTGATTTATCTAGCTATATTGGTGCTCAGAAATCAGTACCTAAAAGTATTAAAACATGGTTATGGATAGCAGGTGTGTTGCATTTTGTATTAGCATGTATGCTTTTGTTAGATATATTTCTTACTCCCATCAATAAAGTACTGATGCTCGGTTTAATTGTTTCCGCTATTATTATTGTCTTTTGTGTATATCTAGAGTTTAGAAATCTACAATTAGCAGTTTTATGTTTTATAGGAACGCTGCTAATTATCTTGATTACGTTGAATGTATATACGCCCGAGGAAGCTATGAAAAAAGTAGAAGAAACGGTGTTAAAGTACTATAAAGAATAAAGGCGAACAGTTTTAATAAGTTATTTTATTTGTCTTCATTCTAATTATTGAAACTAAAAAGACAACGTTCATACACAATTAAAAAGTGTTCAACTATCTTTTTCTCACTATAAAAAAATAAATTTCTAATTGTTTAATATATTAATGATTTTTTAAGAGATATTGTTTTTTTAGTTATCGCCCCTCGTAAAGCCTTTATTGATAATTGATTATAAATTTAGGTGTAAATTATTGATTTATAGTATTTTGTAGGTATATTGGGCTTCAATTGCAGAACATCAAGTCTAAAAAACTGGGTAATAAGATTATAACTAGCTTGAAAATGTTCTTACCAAATCTATTTCCATATTGTTGTCATTAAAAAAGACATTATATAAGAAATCTTGTACTTTTCTATTTTGCTACCAAAAAGGAGGTTAGTGATTAATTAATGGATTTACCTATAAGCAATTGGAGCATAATATGCCAATCTCTACCCCGACAATCATATCGGTAGTCTAGTGCCTACACGGGGCAAAGCCCTACGTACTACAACCGAAACTTTATTTGTCTTCCTGTCCAGTGTCAAAGACTACAAAGCTTTAAAGTAGTGGCATTTGGTATCGGGAAGTGGAAATCAATAAAAGAGAATATTGCAT
This region of Flavobacterium inviolabile genomic DNA includes:
- a CDS encoding HsdM family class I SAM-dependent methyltransferase; amino-acid sequence: MQNRLEKTLDETRKIYVSGNESFRDFCDFTLSIITWNLLSDARISPPNFKNTTSDKYNFTSVLKTLSHNAVNIHSTINEALHYWNNLLQNQQKYGLALLKWDDAITENLPGNSWKLILQLWGKFFSIFPSDNRDILCEFWEYIERYFVAAYNNENAYLTPVALISTMTQYLRGEEKNISIYDPYARTGNLLAGAQHIVPGVQEIVGMSSTRLSWKLATIRLLFTGVQSNIHLSNSSKIDVNNDTFDMILSNPPYGDSRDSISISVKDQHLATIIQKTKRLEVLFLSHMLDKLSDDGRAAILLPSVFLTGSSSVKSLMAYILYRNILDVVVELPQGLFERTAIAPVLFCLNKKRKKDKNIILINATNEMFKSGRQLYLNEKTLTAWLQQIQDGSIPNEKNIIKVAPHEVVTADYNFYKLLHLQEKEDNGERKPVAQLLVEGEQIQNNLVLVQREIAVLIQNYNN